Within Novosphingobium resinovorum, the genomic segment CTCGACCCATCCGGCGTGGTCCATGGTCGCGTAGCTCATGCGCGTTCTGCCTGTTCGATGGTCATGGGCTCGCACCGGCCGTTCGGCACGATGACGATGCTCTTGATCGCGTAGAAATTGGGGCCGCGTTCGACGATGTCGTGCAGCTGTTCGATCTCCTCGAATGAGTGCTGCCGCGTCTCGTCGCCCGCATCCCGGCGATAGGTGATGTGGGCAGTCCAGCGGTGGAGGGTTTCGATGTCGGTCATGCGGCCATCGCCTCAGGGAAGCCGTTGTGTTCGATGCCGTCGAGCAGGCGACCAGCGGCCTTCTTGCCGACCAGATCAACGTAGACGACGCGCTCGCCGTGGAAGCCAGTTCCGCCAGCCAGATTCCACCAGTGCCCCTTGGGGTGGGCTCGCCCCCACCTCCCGCAGTTGCGCCAGTCCGGGTCCTCGACGTCGCGGTCGAAGACCGTCAGGAATTCGCCCCACTGCTTGAACAGGAAGGGCACGCCTGCCTCGGCGCATTCATCGCGCAGGGCACGAACCCAGTCAGGATGCATCGCACGCGCGCCGGGACCGCTCTCGCCGCCCACGATCACCCACCCGACGTACCGGTGCCAGTCCGGGTCCGCATCCGCGAGGCGCACCGGCCCGAGCAGCGGCTCCATGGACAGGAAGGGCTTGAGCTTCGTGACCGCCGCCGCGTCGCGGACCTTGCGTAGATCGCGCGCGGCCTCGTCCTGGTTCACGATCGTCGCGCCGATGCGGACGTTGCCGGGCACGTCGTAGGAGAACATGTTCGCCAGCATGTCGACGGCGTTGCCGATTCGCTTGGTCAGCAGCAGCCATTCCAGATCCGGCGCTTGGAGGATGGTAGCCGCGAGGCGACCGCGCCAGGAGTCATCCGCCTTGTTGTCGAACACGTCGGCAAGCGACGAGCAGAACACGCGCTGGTGACGGCCGTGCTTGGCGCGGAACTCCGCCGCACGACGCTGCCACTTGCGCGGCTGGGACCACGTGCCATCACCCGTCAGGACCGGGCGGCGGCCCCACACGGCGCGCTTGTGGCGCACTTCCATGAGGGTCTGCGCATAGCAGTGATCGCAACCCGGCGAGACCTTCGTGCACCCGATCCACGGGTTGAAGGTGTGGTCGCACCATTCGATCTTGGTGTCGGCGGCCATCGCCTCAAACCCTCGTCGGCATGAGGACCGCCTTGAAGGCGGTGTCGGTCGGATCGGTCAGCAATGCCGGCCCGGCGCTGTCATTGAGCTGGAGCACGACCTCCTCGCCCTGCAGTGCCTGCAGAGTGTCAATCAGGTAGCGGCCGTTGAACCCGATGTGCTCGACGTCCTTGGGCACGTCGTGCTCGGCCTCGATGTCGAAGACGCTCTTGCCGAGATCGGCACTGACTAGCTCGCAGCAGATCTTCCCCTTGGGGAACGTCAGCTTCACCGCGCGGTACTTGCCGATGTTCAGCGCGGCCACCGCGTGGACGGCCTGCACCAAGTCGGCGCGGCGAAAGCGTGCGAAGTATTTGAGGTCGGTGGGGATGATCCGATGATAGTCCGGGTACTTGCCGTCAACCAGCTTGCCCGTGACCGAGAAGCCGATGCCGTCGAGATCGCCGCGCATGGCGATACGCGTGCCGCCAGCCTGCAGGGGAAGCGTGGGGCCTTCCTTGTTCGGCACCATCGTGCGGCCGTAGGAGAAGCGCACGCCGTCCTTGGTGCGGGCGAACCGGGCCATGACCAGATTGAGCCAGGCGCGGGGGATGATCGTATCGTTCGGGATTACCCCGTCTGCATCCGGCAGGGGAATATCGACGACGAGCAGGCGGTGGCCGTCGGTCGCGGCGAAGCGATAGGTCCAGTCCGACAGGTGACGGACGCACACGCCGTTGAGGTAGTAGCGCGTCTCCTCGGTGCTGATGGCCGCCATCACGCGCTTGAGCTGCTTGAGTTCGCCCGCACCCAGCGTCGCGCCGAACTCCTCGATCCCGACGCGATCGGGGAACGGGAAGTCGTCGGCGGGCAAGGTGCCCAGATCACTCGCCAGCTTTCCGGCCTCCAGTCGCACCGCCGCGCCCTCGTCAGGCTTGAGCGACACGGTGTCCCCGCCCGCCGTATTGATGGCGCTGCGGACCAGGCGCGGCTGGGGCAACGTGAAGTCGCCCGCATCGCCGGTGTAAGGCATCTCGGCGCAGGTCCAGTTGTCGAGGTCGGTGCCTTCGAGGCGGAGCACGCCGTTTGCGCTGACCTTGAGATTGCCAAGGATGGGGATGGTCCAGCGGCTGGCAACGACGGCCGCCGCCAGATCGAGGGCGCGGGAGAACTGCTTGCGGTCAACTTGGATCATGACAGGGATACCTCTCGGCTGGGTGTCAGTGGGCGCGCCCGGCGATCTCGTCGCGGGCCTTGCGCAGAGCGATGGAAATCAGGGCGGCAAGCTGTTCGGAGCTGGGCACCTCCGGCAGGCCGGTCACCCCCTTCCAGACGCGGCGGACATGCGCGGCGACGCGCTCCTCCTCGGCCTGGGTCAGATGAAGGGTGCCCGCGGCAGCACCGGAGGCCGCGGGCAAGGTGGGGACTTCCGGAACGCGGGGGGTGGGGGAGTTCCGGCCGGCGCTTTGGGAGAGAGGCGTGCCGGGCGCGATCATTCGCCGCGCTCCGGCACGTTGCGACCCGATCGGCTCGGGACAAAAAGGCAAAGGAGGAAGAGGGAGCCCATCGACGCGACGGCCGCAGCGATCCCGCCGCCGAGCGTCAGCCAGAAGGCATCCGACAGGATGAACGCGCGCGCCCGCTCGTTCTCCTCGGTCAGCTGATGCGACCAGGCGTCGATACCGAACAGCATCGCGAGGCCGACGGTGAGCACGAGAGCGTAAAGCCAGCGCATCACAGCACTCCCATCCGGCTAGCCACGAACATCATCATGTCGAAGGCGTTGTCGAAGATCTCGGTGCGGCCGTTGGTGAGAGTAAGGCGGATCACGCCGCCACCGCCTGCGCGGCGTCGCGCTTCTGTTCGAGGCCGGTCAGCAGTCGGCGCACGTCTTCCATGCGCATCGACACGAGGTCGACCTTCTCCGAGGCGTGGAAAGCCTCGTTCACGATGCCGTCGTGGTAGGCGCTGGCCTTCGAGAACGGGAACAGTCCGGCCTCGGCGATGTCGCGGGTGTATCCGCTGGCGCCACCCGTCGAGCCGCGCCGGTGCCACATGTGCCACTTGATCGACCAGATGAGCCAGCAGTGCTGATCGGCCGGGGTCGGAACCAGCTTGCGC encodes:
- a CDS encoding phage Gp37/Gp68 family protein yields the protein MAADTKIEWCDHTFNPWIGCTKVSPGCDHCYAQTLMEVRHKRAVWGRRPVLTGDGTWSQPRKWQRRAAEFRAKHGRHQRVFCSSLADVFDNKADDSWRGRLAATILQAPDLEWLLLTKRIGNAVDMLANMFSYDVPGNVRIGATIVNQDEAARDLRKVRDAAAVTKLKPFLSMEPLLGPVRLADADPDWHRYVGWVIVGGESGPGARAMHPDWVRALRDECAEAGVPFLFKQWGEFLTVFDRDVEDPDWRNCGRWGRAHPKGHWWNLAGGTGFHGERVVYVDLVGKKAAGRLLDGIEHNGFPEAMAA
- the dnaN gene encoding DNA polymerase III subunit beta, with protein sequence MIQVDRKQFSRALDLAAAVVASRWTIPILGNLKVSANGVLRLEGTDLDNWTCAEMPYTGDAGDFTLPQPRLVRSAINTAGGDTVSLKPDEGAAVRLEAGKLASDLGTLPADDFPFPDRVGIEEFGATLGAGELKQLKRVMAAISTEETRYYLNGVCVRHLSDWTYRFAATDGHRLLVVDIPLPDADGVIPNDTIIPRAWLNLVMARFARTKDGVRFSYGRTMVPNKEGPTLPLQAGGTRIAMRGDLDGIGFSVTGKLVDGKYPDYHRIIPTDLKYFARFRRADLVQAVHAVAALNIGKYRAVKLTFPKGKICCELVSADLGKSVFDIEAEHDVPKDVEHIGFNGRYLIDTLQALQGEEVVLQLNDSAGPALLTDPTDTAFKAVLMPTRV